A genomic region of Friedmanniella luteola contains the following coding sequences:
- a CDS encoding LacI family DNA-binding transcriptional regulator — protein sequence MSRRATAQDVADLAGVSRSAVSLVLNGRAKGLISAAKQEAVLDAARRLEYTPNAVAQSLRTSRTRILGVLTWRGVGGLPLHLMASALQTSLNSGYKLIKMYAEPTEIDQRRALSTLGNQQVDGMLVVAPELCEYAAVEALSASPVVLLNCQDPEQRLTSVAPDEEGAGRGAVEALLDRGHRDIALLSGPLTHFQTGLRAAGAAQALVGAGIAPRQVAADDLRIDEGLAAATALLTADRPPTALVCTNERLAVGVMLAAARLGLTVPDDLSLVSLDDREQLSAQLSPEVTRMERPDDLMATHAAELLIEWLDSGSAPEAQHYSFVCPLVAGASVAGPRPRG from the coding sequence ATGAGTCGTAGGGCAACCGCACAGGACGTGGCCGACCTGGCCGGCGTCTCGCGCAGCGCCGTGTCGCTGGTGCTGAACGGGCGGGCGAAGGGGCTCATCTCCGCCGCCAAGCAGGAGGCCGTGCTGGACGCGGCCCGCCGCCTCGAGTACACGCCCAACGCCGTGGCGCAGAGCCTGCGGACGTCCCGCACCCGCATCCTCGGGGTGCTGACCTGGCGCGGGGTGGGCGGGCTGCCGCTGCACCTGATGGCGTCGGCGCTCCAGACGTCGCTGAACAGCGGCTACAAGCTGATCAAGATGTACGCCGAGCCCACGGAGATCGACCAGCGCCGGGCCCTGTCGACGCTGGGCAACCAGCAGGTCGACGGCATGCTGGTCGTCGCCCCCGAGCTGTGCGAGTACGCGGCGGTCGAGGCGCTGTCTGCGTCCCCGGTGGTGCTGCTCAACTGCCAGGACCCCGAGCAGCGGCTCACCAGCGTCGCGCCCGACGAGGAGGGTGCCGGCCGGGGCGCGGTCGAGGCGCTGCTCGACCGCGGCCACCGGGACATCGCCCTGCTCAGCGGTCCGCTGACCCACTTCCAGACGGGGCTCCGGGCGGCGGGCGCCGCCCAGGCCCTCGTGGGGGCCGGGATCGCGCCCCGGCAGGTGGCGGCCGACGACCTCCGGATCGACGAGGGCCTGGCCGCCGCCACCGCCCTGCTCACCGCCGACCGGCCGCCGACCGCCCTGGTCTGCACCAACGAGCGGCTCGCCGTGGGCGTCATGCTGGCGGCGGCGCGGCTGGGCCTGACGGTGCCGGACGACCTCTCCCTCGTCAGCCTGGACGACCGGGAGCAGCTGAGCGCCCAGCTCAGCCCCGAGGTCACCCGGATGGAGCGGCCCGACGACCTGATGGCCACGCACGCCGCCGAGCTGCTGATCGAGTGGTTGGACAGCGGCAGCGCTCCCGAGGCGCAGCACTACTCCTTCGTCTGCCCCCTCGTGGCAGGCGCCTCGGTCGCCGGTCCCCGCCCCCGGGGCTGA
- a CDS encoding MFS transporter has protein sequence MAATAGLRGRLDGTRQALRNPPLARLLVVWAVWITADWALLITVSLLALDVGGPAAVGLVGAVRVLPAALLSAPASVLTDRWVRSRLLAVVLAGSGALTGVLVWCASVDAGLPVLLVVVAAGSAIGAAVRPTLQAMVPTLVTSPADLIAANAAYATIEAVGTVVGPGLCAALLGAVGPPGVLGVLAVLLGLAALVAAAIRTPFRPVRSARTSARAAWLAPLAGFRVLARPGLRLAISLFLGQTTMRGLLNVFVVLVATSMVGGSESRAGSLFIAMGVGGLVGAAVALGLGPQHGSRWIALGIALWGLPVVAIGLWPDATVASVALAVLGFGNALLDVSGYTLVNRLVPDHLAGRAWGAFSALGAAVVALGSLAAPLLAGLVGLTGAMVLTGAVLALAPAVTWRWLSRLDALASGRAEDVELLRRVPLFAALSLVGVERLARGARTRDLAAGEVVVEQGEPAADFYVIAEGAALVTRDGREVRQLGPAEAFGEIALLDPGPRTATVTTAAPTRLLVVDRDGFVAAVTGHRPTDDLARERVARLRSADEERSTGEPDGPR, from the coding sequence ATGGCGGCGACGGCGGGGCTGCGCGGACGGCTGGACGGCACCCGCCAGGCGCTGCGGAACCCCCCGCTCGCCCGCCTGCTGGTGGTCTGGGCGGTCTGGATCACCGCGGACTGGGCGTTGTTGATCACCGTCTCGCTGCTGGCGCTCGACGTCGGCGGCCCGGCCGCCGTGGGCCTGGTGGGCGCCGTGCGCGTGCTCCCCGCGGCGCTGCTGAGCGCTCCCGCCTCGGTGCTGACCGATCGCTGGGTCCGCAGCCGGCTGCTGGCGGTCGTCCTGGCGGGCTCGGGTGCGCTGACCGGGGTGCTCGTCTGGTGCGCCTCCGTCGACGCGGGCCTGCCGGTCCTGCTCGTCGTCGTCGCGGCCGGCTCGGCGATCGGCGCGGCCGTCCGACCCACCCTGCAGGCGATGGTGCCGACGCTGGTCACCTCGCCCGCCGACCTGATCGCCGCCAACGCGGCCTACGCGACCATCGAGGCCGTCGGCACGGTCGTCGGGCCCGGCCTGTGCGCGGCCCTCCTCGGCGCGGTCGGCCCGCCCGGGGTCCTCGGCGTGCTGGCGGTGCTCCTCGGCCTGGCCGCCCTGGTCGCCGCCGCGATCCGCACCCCGTTCCGACCGGTCCGGTCGGCCCGGACGTCGGCCCGGGCGGCCTGGCTGGCGCCGCTCGCCGGCTTCCGCGTGCTCGCGCGGCCGGGGCTGCGGCTCGCGATCTCGCTCTTCCTCGGTCAGACCACCATGCGGGGCCTGCTCAACGTCTTCGTCGTGCTGGTCGCCACGTCGATGGTGGGCGGGTCCGAGTCCCGGGCCGGCAGCCTCTTCATCGCGATGGGGGTCGGCGGGCTGGTCGGCGCCGCCGTCGCCCTGGGGCTGGGCCCGCAGCACGGGAGCCGCTGGATCGCGCTGGGCATCGCCCTGTGGGGGCTGCCCGTCGTCGCCATCGGGCTCTGGCCGGACGCGACCGTCGCCTCGGTCGCGCTCGCCGTCCTGGGGTTCGGCAACGCGCTCCTCGACGTGTCGGGGTACACGCTGGTCAACCGGCTGGTCCCCGACCACCTCGCGGGCCGGGCCTGGGGCGCCTTCAGCGCCCTGGGCGCGGCCGTCGTCGCCCTCGGCTCGCTGGCGGCCCCGCTGCTGGCGGGGCTGGTGGGGCTGACCGGCGCGATGGTGCTGACCGGCGCCGTGCTCGCGCTCGCGCCGGCCGTCACCTGGCGGTGGCTCAGCCGCCTCGACGCCCTGGCGAGCGGTCGGGCCGAGGACGTGGAGCTGCTCCGTCGGGTCCCGCTGTTCGCCGCGCTGTCCCTGGTCGGCGTCGAGCGGCTCGCGCGGGGCGCCCGCACCCGGGATCTGGCGGCGGGCGAGGTCGTGGTCGAGCAGGGCGAGCCCGCCGCGGACTTCTACGTCATCGCCGAAGGGGCGGCCCTCGTCACGCGGGACGGCCGGGAGGTCCGCCAGCTGGGTCCGGCCGAGGCGTTCGGCGAGATCGCCCTGCTGGACCCCGGACCGCGCACGGCCACCGTCACGACCGCGGCACCGACCCGCCTGCTCGTCGTGGACCGGGACGGCTTCGTCGCCGCCGTCACGGGGCACCGGCCGACCGACGACCTCGCCCGGGAGCGGGTGGCCCGGCTGCGCTCCGCCGACGAGGAGCGCTCGACGGGCGAGCCCGACGGGCCCCGGTAG
- a CDS encoding sialidase family protein, which produces MTATTRPLLRRASSAVLLVMALVMTSAPLPHADAAAKTCSATPFRTNAGRKVVYRIPAMVRTPQGTLVAFAERRRSTSPAADISDTEVVTVRSTDRGCHWSKPRVIGDAGKGTVGNPAPLVDTSTGDVLLVTILRPKGGTTGHGFHLQRSTDDGRTFTAYAKASKDLAGIPRWSGGLTGPGHAIQLRSPRSKHRGRLVVPMGYKDGNRYGAYAVVSDDHGKTWKVGYKATGDDGRIEGTVAELPDGRLWISYRNRNAKAPVGTGRIATFSSDGGSSLDAPFKRAGLPTVSVQGSALALTGPHAGTLLFSSPSRKDPTRRHGMALFVSRGASAGKSWGSGRPVQKDSRPGAYSDLVQLDGATVGILYETGQTTWKERIDFRSLRIADVLKR; this is translated from the coding sequence ATGACCGCGACCACCCGCCCGCTCCTTCGCCGCGCCAGCAGCGCGGTCCTGCTCGTGATGGCCCTGGTGATGACCTCGGCACCGCTGCCGCACGCCGACGCCGCGGCCAAGACCTGCAGCGCCACGCCCTTCCGCACCAACGCGGGCCGGAAGGTGGTCTACCGCATCCCGGCGATGGTGCGGACCCCCCAGGGGACGCTCGTCGCCTTCGCCGAGCGGCGGCGCAGCACCAGCCCCGCCGCGGACATCTCCGACACCGAGGTCGTCACCGTCCGCTCCACCGACCGCGGCTGCCACTGGAGCAAGCCCCGGGTGATCGGCGACGCCGGCAAGGGCACCGTCGGCAACCCGGCCCCGCTGGTCGACACCAGCACCGGCGACGTGCTGCTCGTCACGATCCTCCGGCCGAAGGGCGGCACGACCGGGCACGGCTTCCACCTGCAGCGCAGCACGGACGACGGCCGCACCTTCACCGCCTACGCGAAGGCGAGCAAGGACCTGGCGGGCATCCCGCGCTGGTCCGGCGGGCTGACCGGGCCGGGTCACGCGATCCAGCTGCGCTCCCCCCGGAGCAAGCACCGTGGCCGGCTCGTCGTCCCGATGGGCTACAAGGACGGCAACCGCTACGGCGCCTACGCCGTCGTGAGCGACGACCACGGCAAGACCTGGAAGGTCGGCTACAAGGCGACCGGCGACGACGGCCGGATCGAGGGCACCGTGGCCGAGCTGCCCGACGGCCGGCTCTGGATCAGCTACCGCAACCGCAACGCGAAGGCCCCGGTGGGCACCGGTCGGATCGCCACCTTCTCGAGCGACGGCGGCTCCAGCCTCGACGCCCCCTTCAAGCGGGCCGGGCTGCCGACCGTCTCGGTCCAGGGCAGCGCCCTCGCCCTGACCGGCCCCCACGCCGGCACCCTGCTGTTCTCGTCGCCGTCCCGCAAGGACCCGACCCGGCGGCACGGCATGGCCCTGTTCGTCAGCCGCGGCGCGAGCGCGGGCAAGAGCTGGGGCAGCGGCCGCCCCGTCCAGAAGGACAGCCGGCCCGGCGCCTACTCCGACCTCGTGCAGCTCGACGGCGCCACCGTCGGCATCCTCTACGAGACCGGCCAGACGACGTGGAAGGAGCGCATCGACTTCCGCAGCCTCCGGATCGCGGACGTCCTGAAGCGCTGA
- a CDS encoding PIG-L family deacetylase, translating into MTPRPPSPDGLAALWGPLEPGERPLRVLGLFAHPDDEVFCVGGTIALAAAAGAETALVSLTQGDAGQIRDSAVATRRTLGATRVGELEAAAKALGVGAVECFDLGDGNLARMPYADLVVLVREVLQRHAPDVVVTFGDDGGFGHPDHMASSRAVLSAREQLARPLRVLHARFPAHDRLLVDLLVEWLTSRERESVGTAGFGNALRLFADGSSVLGFAADHLHVQWFPAGSFVIEQGEPATELFCILSGSVDIVVEDADGGLRTVDTAYAGAFVGQDGLATNRPRNAHVIARDDVTCFVLSPRGRDLSAGRGTSATVADDPSGSDRPGPAADDPDGEDDVVVDVHAALDQKIAALVAHRSQYALDAELLPRQVLSPLLSTEYFTVVG; encoded by the coding sequence ACCCCGATGACGAGGTCTTCTGCGTCGGCGGCACCATCGCCCTGGCCGCGGCCGCCGGGGCCGAGACCGCCCTCGTCTCCCTGACCCAGGGCGACGCCGGGCAGATCCGGGACTCCGCGGTCGCCACCCGGCGCACCCTGGGCGCGACCCGGGTCGGTGAGCTGGAGGCGGCGGCCAAGGCCCTGGGCGTCGGCGCGGTGGAGTGCTTCGACCTCGGCGACGGGAACCTGGCCCGGATGCCGTACGCGGACCTGGTCGTCCTGGTGCGGGAGGTCCTTCAGCGGCACGCCCCGGACGTGGTGGTCACCTTCGGCGACGACGGCGGCTTCGGTCACCCCGACCACATGGCGTCCTCGCGAGCCGTGCTCTCGGCGCGCGAGCAGCTGGCCCGCCCGCTCCGGGTGCTGCACGCCCGCTTCCCGGCGCACGACCGCCTGCTGGTGGACCTCTTGGTCGAGTGGCTGACGTCGCGGGAGCGGGAGTCCGTCGGGACGGCCGGGTTCGGCAACGCGCTGCGCCTGTTCGCCGACGGGTCCTCGGTGCTGGGGTTCGCGGCCGACCACCTGCACGTCCAGTGGTTCCCGGCCGGCTCGTTCGTCATCGAGCAGGGGGAGCCGGCCACCGAGCTGTTCTGCATCCTGTCGGGCTCGGTGGACATCGTCGTGGAGGACGCCGACGGCGGGCTGCGCACCGTCGACACGGCCTACGCGGGCGCCTTCGTCGGCCAGGACGGCCTGGCCACCAACCGTCCGCGCAACGCCCACGTCATCGCCCGCGACGACGTCACCTGCTTCGTGCTGTCGCCGCGCGGGCGCGACCTCTCGGCCGGCCGGGGGACCAGCGCCACCGTGGCCGACGACCCGTCCGGGTCCGACCGACCGGGCCCGGCGGCCGACGACCCCGACGGCGAGGACGACGTCGTCGTCGACGTGCACGCGGCCCTCGACCAGAAGATCGCGGCGCTGGTCGCGCACCGCTCCCAGTACGCGCTGGACGCGGAGCTGCTGCCGCGCCAGGTGCTGAGCCCGTTGCTGAGCACCGAGTACTTCACCGTGGTCGGCTAG
- a CDS encoding RNA polymerase sigma factor: MAEQVSDLPTVLRAFRAGDEQALAATYARWSPLVHSIALRSLGDVGDAEAVTQRVFTRAWTARDTAGTPRVVGLPAWLVGLTLEEVARSRISRDTGSVTAAGSADVADRLLLADGVSHLDAEPQQVLRMALYGELTHTQISDRLGLSSGTVRAHLRRGLDTLRERLEVQPHAC, from the coding sequence GTGGCCGAGCAGGTGAGCGATCTGCCGACGGTCCTGAGGGCCTTCCGCGCGGGCGACGAGCAGGCCCTGGCGGCGACCTACGCACGCTGGTCGCCGCTGGTCCACAGCATCGCCCTGCGGTCGCTGGGCGACGTCGGCGACGCGGAGGCGGTCACCCAGCGGGTCTTCACCCGCGCGTGGACCGCCCGCGACACCGCCGGCACGCCCCGCGTCGTCGGGTTGCCGGCCTGGCTGGTCGGGCTGACCCTCGAGGAGGTCGCGCGCTCCCGGATCTCCCGGGACACCGGGTCGGTCACCGCCGCCGGGTCCGCCGACGTGGCCGACCGGCTGCTGCTGGCGGACGGGGTGTCCCACCTGGACGCCGAGCCCCAGCAGGTGCTCCGGATGGCGTTGTACGGCGAGCTCACCCACACCCAGATCTCCGACCGCCTGGGGCTGTCCTCCGGCACCGTGCGGGCCCACCTGCGGCGCGGCCTCGACACGCTGCGCGAGCGGCTGGAGGTGCAGCCGCATGCATGTTGA